In Megachile rotundata isolate GNS110a chromosome 10, iyMegRotu1, whole genome shotgun sequence, the sequence attgtaaaaaaatatgcaatacatggtgtgttccaaaaataatgagaattatttttttttaaggaatttattgaaccaattcttacaaatactcaaaattcttcaaagtactgcccttggGCTTCTACACATTTTTGCCAGCGACCCTGCCATTAACCCTTTGAACTCTTATGTCGAGTGTGGCTCGACGTCACTTTTCTCTTgggtcttataaataattcatataaatagattggttcaatatatatattttcattaatttactatttataataaatgaaaaatgtatttgtcacatacgcGCACTGTTACGACACGCTTGATGGAGAAAtttcttgatctattttgtaaatgaaagagTTGGtagttaaaagaaattaaggagttcAAAGGGTTAACGGTACACgtcctggaatgcgttttccggaaccgCTTTTAGGGCTTCGGTCGCGGCCGCTTGGATGTCTTGTATCGACGAGAAACGTGTTCctttcaggggtgtcttgatccaggggaacaaaaaaaagtctgctggtgccaggtcaggactataggggggttggggaAGCGTTATCACCTTGTTTTGGGTCGGAAACTCACGCACTCGCAGCGCGTTGTGGCAAGGCGCGTTGTCGAGATGCACTATCCAGGTAGCGGAAATATGTTTTCTCGTCCTGACGATActttttcgcagtctttccagcaCAACCACGTAGTAGGCGGTGTTAACTATCTGTACTTCagaaagaaattctttatggactgtttgacgAACTGTTTTGTTGGTTGGTGGCCGCCCAGAGCGTTGATCGTCGCGAACCTCTTCTCGCCCTTCCTTAAAGAcctttaaccacctcgaaacttgtgagTACGACAGAACAGTGTCCTcataagcctcacgaatcattttatttgtgtcctcaagagatttgtttattttagcacaaaagctttatcgcgtatcgttgttccgatcgtcgactCCAATTTTTCCGCgacacggtcaccaaacagggggtcacaaaaattcacgtcctgtccctttcacagctcggagagTCTTGGGATCGGGTTCATTGGAAAGCTAAGGGCCCCCCACACCTAGCCCACGTGGTCCGATCCCCCTCCGATCAACAGGAGCGGCGCAGGAATTTCGTTCTCATTACttttggaacacaccatgtatactatattacaaaaataatacatcgtaacattataataaaaatatttgatctaTTCCATCGGTTAAGgttatataatatgtaatttttgttCGAGTGTAATAATTTAACTACCTACTATACACTAAATACTTAAAAAAGTTTGATATTAGGCAAAGTCGAAGACGAAAAGGAGTAAAATAAAATGGGATGAGTGAAATGGACATTTCTTCTAAACATTCAAATAAGACGTTTAAGCAATaaaattactttaattatttatttgataataaaattatatttaaggtTGCATCTGTTAATCTCTTAATTTTACTATCAGCAATATTCCCTGACAATAAGAAGAAATTCATTTGCGAAACACTAAAATCGGATCTGAATTATCTgtactaattttattaaaccGAGGTAAGTGTTATTACAAATTGTTATTGAGAAGAAAGAATTAATGGCGTTGATTAATCTTTTAAGTCGAGGTGACTaacgtattattttatatttaaatagtcTTGCAAACTTTTGGAgcattcaaaatttgtaattctaataaatcactgataattattgatattttttctccgttgtaaataattttgagatCAAATATAATTTCCAAGTAAATTGAGAAGGCTGTTTTCATCCCTTCGAAGTGTTCAGCAATCTATAAAATGGTATTGAATACCTATACTGGGTGACCCAGGTTTTAATTGTCGAATGATGTTGGTACATTCTGTGGTTCCAAATCAAATAGAAACGTTATGTAAATAAACTTTATTAAGAAGTTATTGCAATATGAAATAAGGAGAAAAGTAGCAAATTTGCGATTAATTCAATATAGAAACAGATCAGCAATACTTACGATTACTATGCTTACACGAGCTACGTTTACTATCTACGGTTAACGTGTTTCATTAGTAAATTCATAGACTTTATACTGATATgccaaaattatttacaaattcagtaaataataaattttatattttaccaaTGTCAACCTAATACTGTGAAAAGTGGTAGATAGGTTGAGATTCAATATTGATTGCTTCTTGCATAAACAGAgtaaaaacaaatattattgATCCTTTTCAATATTACGTCGCATTAACAATAAGTTTGCTATTGATCCCTTAATTTCGTGTTATTACCATAACTTTTCAACATATCCTTAAAAGACTGATATTACATCTGTTCCTTGTATCAACatagaatattttaatgtacaaCATTTAATCGTAAAATTTTTGACAAACTATATATCAAGtattttttctaatattactaaaattctcgaatattgtattaaaattctattaaaattgacaatgtGTCAACTCCGTAACACTTTAgatttattgttcttattattctcgTTTTAGATAGAAACGAAAAATATCTCACTTTCATTATCTTTACGTTTATCAGACGATGCAGATTGTTTGCTAACCGTTGATGGTTGTCTTGAGCCTTCTTGTTTTAACGAAGTCTTCTCCGTGGCACTCACTGTTGATGTTGTACCATCTTCCATATCTTTCCCTTCAGTCGCGTCTAAGAAAGATTACACAAACCATGTATGTTTTCGTGTTTGTGATATAGGAAAgttccatttttatatattattattcgaAGCTTTCAACTATTAATCCCCATACGCTATTTCACTggaaatatgtatgtacatccatattttatttctgatagAAACGAAATAACAATTccttaacattttaaaaataattcttttataa encodes:
- the LOC143265234 gene encoding uncharacterized protein LOC143265234 isoform X2; the protein is MDDKEQDDQSIYEDATEGKDMEDGTTSTVSATEKTSLKQEGSRQPSTVSKQSASSDKRKDNERFETAVFTLATFAAVLTVYIFIVYNLSSPPTVMHQM
- the LOC143265234 gene encoding uncharacterized protein LOC143265234 isoform X4; this translates as MIRSRMIRVYTKVLKRNATEGKDMEDGTTSTVSATEKTSLKQEGSRQPSTVSKQSASSDKRKDNEKTLSKRDAFPIKVLG
- the LOC143265234 gene encoding uncharacterized protein LOC143265234 isoform X3, yielding MENTTKDATEGKDMEDGTTSTVSATEKTSLKQEGSRQPSTVSKQSASSDKRKDNERFETAVFTLATFAAVLTVYIFIVYNLSSPPTVMHQM
- the LOC143265234 gene encoding uncharacterized protein LOC143265234 isoform X5; protein product: MDDKEQDDQSIYEDATEGKDMEDGTTSTVSATEKTSLKQEGSRQPSTDSKQRYSPWPHLLQF